Proteins encoded in a region of the Populus nigra chromosome 3, ddPopNigr1.1, whole genome shotgun sequence genome:
- the LOC133689895 gene encoding putative RNA methyltransferase At5g10620, which produces MAIIQACASTSCYTPPPSGEGRLCKYTGQSVRALPIRIITVGKKRSAGVQLLVEEYTNKLKNYCSLHDLPIRSNPRNARDEKAQVDDEDKAVMNLIRSDDWVVLLDERGRDLGSEQMAELIGDAGNTGASRLSFCIGGPYGHGQQIRKRANISIRLSSMVLNHQIALLVLVEQLYRSWTILKGQNYHH; this is translated from the exons ATGGCTATAATCCAAGCTTGTGCTTCAACCAGTTGCTACACTCCTCCTCCCTCAG GAGAAGGTAGACTGTGTAAGTACACTGGTCAGTCAGTG AGAGCGTTACCTATAAGAATTATAACAGTGGGCAAAAAGAGGTCAGCTGGGGTACAATTATTAGTGGAAGAATACACTAACAAGCTCAAAAACTATTGCTCTCTTCATGATCTTCCTATTCGGTCCAACCCCAGAAATGCTCG TGATGAGAAGGCTCAGGTTGATGATGAAGACAAGGCAGTCATGAACCTTATCAGGTCTGATGATTGG GTTGTCCTGTTGGATGAGCGTGGACGGGACCTTGGGTCCGAGCAGATGGCTGAATTGATCGGGGATGCAGGGAACACG GGAGCTTCTAGGTTATCATTCTGCATTGGTGGACCGTATGGTCATGGGCAACAAATACGAAAGCGTGCTAACATATCGATTAGATTGTCCTCCATGGTTTTGAATCATCAGATTGCGTTGCTTGTGCTTGTTGAACAACTGTATAG gTCATGGACGATTCTGAAGGGGCAAAATTACCATCATTAA
- the LOC133689894 gene encoding glycosyltransferase family protein 64 C3, which yields MQKNPYLALLILWPLALISLSSSNPCDPTNQRDPRALRSDQITVLMNGYSESRIPLLRSLASTYTSSPLVSSVLVLWGNPSTSAQTLARLAHNLSLSSFGPAPISLVRQRSNSLNDRFLPRFSIGTHAVLICDDDVEVDSRSFEFAFKVWRLNPDRLIGLFVRSHDMDLGAKQWIYTVHGDKYSIVLTKFMMLKSEYLWRYSCEGGAQMSEVRRTVDRMKNCEDILMNFVVADEVKAGPILVGAEKVRDWGDARNDGDGGRGLKDGEGRRVREVGLSSRRREHRKRRGDCLREFHKVLGRMPLRYSYGKVVNSVGEQGLCLKGGKLVFCDQYRR from the coding sequence ATGCAGAAGAATCCGTATCTTGCCTTACTGATTCTATGGCCTCTGGCCttgatctctctctcttcttcaaaCCCATGTGACCCCACAAACCAGAGGGACCCACGAGCTCTCCGTTCTGATCAAATCACCGTTCTGATGAACGGCTACTCTGAGTCCCGAATCCCTCTCCTCCGGTCACTTGCCTCCACCTACACCTCTTCCCCACTGGTATCTTCTGTGCTGGTTCTCTGGGGAAACCCTTCAACGTCAGCTCAAACACTGGCCCGCTTGGCCCACAACCTCTCCCTCTCCTCCTTTGGTCCAGCTCCCATCTCCCTCGTTCGCCAGCGATCTAACAGTTTGAATGACCGTTTTCTCCCCAGGTTTTCGATAGGGACCCACGCAGTTTTGATCTGTGATGATGACGTGGAGGTTGATTCTAGGTCTTTTGAGTTTGCTTTCAAGGTTTGGAGGCTGAATCCCGACCGCTTGATTGGGTTGTTCGTGAGGTCGCATGATATGGACCTGGGGGCAAAGCAGTGGATTTATACTGTCCATGGCGACAAGTACTCTATAGTGCTCACAAAGTTTATGATGTTGAAGAGCGAGTATCTGTGGAGATATAGCTGTGAAGGTGGGGCCCAGATGAGTGAAGTGAGGAGGACCGTTGATAGGATGAAGAATTGCGAGGATATCTTGATGAATTTTGTGGTGGCTGATGAGGTAAAAGCAGGTCCCATTCTGGTGGGGGCAGAGAAGGTGAGGGATTGGGGAGATGCAAGGAATGATGGTGATGGAGGGAGGGGATTGAAAGATGGGGAGGGGCGCAGGGTAAGGGAGGTGGGGCTGAGTAGCAGGAGAAGGGAGCATAGGAAGAGGAGAGGGGATTGTCTAAGGGAGTTTCACAAGGTTTTGGGTAGGATGCCTCTAAGGTATAGTTATGGGAAAGTAGTTAATTCAGTTGGGGAGCAAGGGCTGTGTCTGAAAGGAGGCAAGCTGGTATTTTGTGACCAATACCGACGATAG
- the LOC133689896 gene encoding uncharacterized protein LOC133689896: protein MLTVTVAPAKISYLRSLPSWPSNTTTPRFLKPVNCSPPLQQQVQEEQQQVASGIMCEPCNGKGWLLCDFCKGLKTNVKADNKRLYRRCPSCRAIGYVLCSKCKVFKCVTFPNYNDGEDPSL, encoded by the exons ATGTTAACTGTAACTGTAGCTCCTGCGAAAATCAGTTACTTGAGGTCGTTGCCATCTTGGCCGTCGAATACGACGACACCTCGTTTCTTGAAGCCTGTAAACTGCAGCCCTCCTCTCCAGCAGCAAGTCCAAGAAGAACAGCAGCAG GTTGCTTCAGGAATAATGTGTGAACCTTGTAATGGAAAAGGATGGCTTCTTTGTGACTTCTGTAAAGGGCTAAAAACCAATGTTAAAGCTGATAACAAGAGACTTTACCGTCGTTGCCCTTCTTGCAGAGCA ATTGGATATGTGCTGTGTTCAAAGTGCAAAGTTTTCAAGTGTGTAACTTTCCCAAATTATAATGATGGTGAAGACCCTTCGCTTTGA
- the LOC133689085 gene encoding auxin-responsive protein SAUR71: MDSKKSNKIRDIVRLQQILKKWRKLASSSKTTAASTTTSSKSMKFLKRTLSISENSAKETSSNAVPKGYLAVGVGEEQKRFIIPTEYLSHPAFLILLREAEEEFGFQQAGVLRIPCEVAVFESILKLVEEKKDLFFVQECRLDVDNIAVYCSSKSQQTPSHHPQSPMCR; encoded by the coding sequence ATGGATTCCAAGAAGTCTAACAAGATTAGAGACATTGTTAGGCTTCAACAGATCCTGAAGAAGTGGAGGAAGCTTGCAAGTTCATCAAAAACCACTGCAGCTTCTACCACCACCAGCAGTAAGAGCATGAAGTTTCTCAAGAGAACACTCTCTATATCAGAGAACTCTGCCAAGGAAACCTCGAGCAATGCCGTCCCAAAGGGCTACCTGGCCGTCGGCGTTGGAGAAGAGCAAAAGAGATTCATAATTCCAACAGAGTATTTGAGCCACCCTGCATTCCTCATCTTATTGAGAGAAGCAGAAGAGGAATTTGGGTTTCAACAGGCAGGTGTCTTGAGGATTCCTTGTGAAGTCGCCGTCTTTGAGAGTATCCTGAAACTGGTGGAGGAAAAGAAAGACCTGTTCTTCGTGCAAGAATGCAGGCTTGACGTTGATAATATCGCGGTGTATTGCTCATCGAAAAGCCAGCAAACTCCATCTCACCATCCTCAGAGTCCAATGTGcagatag
- the LOC133689120 gene encoding uncharacterized protein LOC133689120: MEWRKCYLDVILVPLGFMISMAYHGWLWHKVRTQPLTTIIGTNASGRRFWVSAIMKDNDKKNILAVQTLRNLIMGSTLMATTSILLSAGLAAIISSTYSVKKPLNDAVYGAHGEFMVALKYVTILTIFMFSFFCHSLSIRFVNQVNLLINTPPDPMSMVTSEYVSELLEKGFVLNTVGNRLFYSAMPLLLWIFGPVLVFLCSVTMVPVLYNLDFVFGNGQGKIMNRNGEIRDFV, translated from the exons atgGAGTGGAGAAAATGTTATCTTGATGTTATACTAGTACCACTAGGGTTTATGATCTCCATGGCTTACCATGGCTGGTTATGGCATAAGGTTAGAACGCAACCTCTCACCACCATCATCGGGACAAATGCTAGCGGGCGGAGGTTTTGGGTTTCAGCCATAATGAAG GATAATGATAAGAAGAACATACTGGCAGTCCAAACTCTTAGAAACTTGATCATGGGATCAACCCTAATGGCCACCACCTCCATCCTTCTATCTGCTGGCCTGGCTGCCATTATAAGCAGTACATACAGTGTGAAGAAGCCACTAAATGATGCGGTTTATGGGGCTCACGGTGAATTCATGGTGGCGTTAAAATACGTCACAATCTTAACCATCTTCATGTTCTCATTCTTTTGTCACTCCTTGTCCATAAGGTTTGTGAACCAAGTTAACCTGCTCATCAATACTCCACCGGATCCCATGTCCATGGTGACCTCAGAGTATGTAAGCGAGCTCTTAGAGAAGGGGTTTGTCTTGAACACAGTGGGGAACAGGCTCTTCTACTCAGCGATGCCTCTCTTGCTTTGGATATTCGGGCCAGTCCTTGTTTTCTTGTGTTCAGTCACAATGGTCCCAGTGCTTTACAACTTAGACTTTGTGTTTGGTAACGGGCAGGGAAAGATTATGAATAGGAATGGAGAGATCAGAGACTTTGTATGA